The following DNA comes from Streptomyces globosus.
GCAGCGGATTTACTTGCCCTTTACCATCGGGGGCGGATACTGTGTGTAACCACATGCGCGTCCGGGCCCCGAGGCCCGCCGATAAAGAAACGGAGCAGCAGACCCGCAATGGGTGAACCTCCCAGTCCCTGCCGTGCCACGCCCTGCCCGAGAACCTTTGAGTCGGGAGCGGGGGTGGCACGGTGACCGAGATCCTGCTGCTGCTCCTCGCGCTCGCCCTCACCCTGGCGTGCGCGGTGTTCGTCGCCGCCGAATTCTCCCTGACCACCGTTGAGCGCAGCGAGCTGGAGCGTGCGGCCGCTGCCGGTGAGCGGGGCGCGGCGAGTGCCCTCAAGGCGGCGAAACGCCTGACGTTCCAGCTCTCGGGTGCCCAGCTGGGCATCACCGTGACGTCGCTGGTCATCGGCATGCTCGCCGAGCCCTCGGTCTCGGCCCTGCTGCGTGGCCCTCTGGAGGCGATGGGCCTGCCCTCCGGCGCGGTGTCGACCACCGCGACCCTTCTCGGGGTGGCGCTGTCCACGATCGTGCTGATGGTGGTCGGCGAGCTCGTCCCCAAGAACTGGGCGATCTCCCGCCCCCTGGCCGTCGCCAAGGTCGTGGCGGGCCCGCAGCGCGCCTTCACCGCGGCGTTCGCGCCGCTCATCCGGCACCTGAACAACACCGCCAACCGCCTCGTGCGCCGCTTCGGGCTGGAGCCCGCGGAGGAACTGGCCTCCGCCCGCACCCCCGAGGAGCTCGTCGCACTGGCCCGGCACTCGGCCCGCGAGGGCGCCATCGAGCCGGATTCGGCCGAGCTGTTCGTCCGCACCCTGCACCTGGGCGAGCTGTCCGCGGAGAACGTCATGACCCCGCGCGTGGACGTGAAGGCCCTCGAGGCACACGCCACCGCCCTGGACGCGGCGAACCTGACACTGGCCACCGGCATCTCGCGCTTCCCCGTCTACCGCGACAGCCTGGACGAGGTGATCGGCACCCTCCACGTGCGCGACGTCCTGGCACTGGAGGAGGACAAGCGCGCCCTGACCGCGGTCACCGACCTGATGACCGAGCCCCTGCTCGTGCCCCACTCCCTTCCCGTGGACACCCTGCTCGGCCGGCTGCGCACGGCCCGCACCATGGCCGTGGTCATCGACGAGTACGGCGGCACCGCCGGCGTGGCCACCGTGGAGGACATCGTCGAGGAAGTCGTCGGCGAAGTCCGCGACGAACACGACCCCGTGGAGGTCCCCGACCTCATCGAAGCACCCGAGGAGGACGGCCGCCGCGCCTGGGAGGCCGACGGATCCGTCCGCCTGGACCAGCTCGAGAAGATCGGCCTCGAAGCGCCCGACGGCCCGTACGAAACCCTCGCGGGCCTGATCGCCACCGTCCTGGAACGCATCCCGGTGGCCGGTGACACCGTCACCGTCGCCGGCTGGGAGCTGACCGTGCTCGACATAGACCACCACCGGGCCGACCGCGTGAACCTCACAGCGCCGGCTGCGGACGACAAGACCGAGGAGGAGGGACGATGACCACGATCCAGCTGCTGATCGGCGCGCTGACCCTGGTCACCAACGCCTTCTTCGTCGGCGCCGAGTTCGCCCTGATCTCGGTGCGCCGCAGTCAGGTGGAACCTGCCGCACTCAAGGGCAACCGCCGCGCCAAGGCGACCCTGTGGGGCCTGGAGCACCTGTCCGCGATGATGGCGACCGCCCAGCTCGGCATCACCGTCTCCTCCCTGGTGCTCGGCGCCGTCGCCGAGCCTGCCATCGCCCACCTGCTGGAGCCCCCCTTCGAGGCCGTCGGCGTACCCGAGGCGCTGATCCACCCCATCGCCTTCGTCATCGCGCTCACGTTGGCGACCTACCTGCACATGCTGGTCGGCGAGATGGTCCCCAAGAACATCGCGCTCGCCGCCCCGGCGCCCACCGCCCTGTTCCTCGGCCCGCCGCTGGTCGCCCTCACCCGCGCCCTGCGTCCACTGGTCTTCGGCATCAACGCCTTCGCCAACACCCTGTTGCGCCTGCTGAAGGTGGAGCCCAAGGACGAGGTCGCCTCCGTCTTCACCGACGACGAGCTCGCCCGGCTGGTCAAGGACTCCCGCGACGCAGGCCTGATCGACCACGAGGACAGCGACCGCCTCCAGGACGCCCTCCAGCTCGGCACCCGTGCGGTCGGCGAGATCATGATCCCGTGCGAGCAGTTCGTCAGCGTCGGCGAGGGCATCACCCCGCGGGGGCTGGAGCGAACCGCTGCACAGCACGGCTTCTCCCGCCTGGTCGTCACCGGGGCGAACGGCGAGATCCTGGGCTTCCTCCACATCAAGGACGCCCTCGCCGCCACCGACCGCACCGCGCCGTTCCCCCGCAGGGCACTCCACACGGTCACCAGGATCGCCGAGGACACGCCCCTGGACGACACCATGACCGCCATGCGCACGGCAGGCACCCACCTCGCCGCGGTGACCGGCACCGGCGGCGGCGTCATCGGCTTCGTCACCATGGAGGACGTACTGGAGGAGCTCGTCGGCGAGGCCGCCGCACCGAGCGCCTGATCCCCTCCGGGAATCCAGCCGTGGCCGGCCCCGAGAGGGTGCCGGCCACCGGCCTTTCCCCGGGCTCGTGGGTGCCGGCGCCGAACCCCGGACACGGGCACCTGTCAGCGGTGGACGAGATCCCGGGCTATGCAGAGCAGGATCCCCAGCGGGACTGCCCACCGGGCGTACGGCGTGTCCGTCAGAGTGCGGCCGACCCGGACGGACGGGCGCAGCCAGGGGTGGAGGGCCAGGGCGGTCAGGGTGTCGGCAGCCTCGCCGGCGTCGTCCGGGCGGCCGAGCAGCCTGCTCAGCCACGGCGGCCGGAACAGCCCGCCCATGGGCTCGCCCGCGGGCCCGACGAACTCCAGGAAGCCGTCCCGGCGGGCCTCGGCGTGGCTGATGGCCGACCAGGGCATGACGGCCGTGGACCACATCCGGTTGAACCGGATGCCGTCACCGTCTGCGGTGATCCGCCACAGGGCCAGCCGGCAGGCGACCCAGCCCGCCACCAGCGAGGTCCATGCCGCCGCGACGAGCCCGCCGACGCTCGGGTCGGCCAGGCTTCCGCCCGCAGGCGGGATGGTCGACACGACGAACACCGCACACCACAGGGCCGCAGCGATCCGCGCTGTGCTGCCGGCCCTCCAGACCAGCGGCTCCATCGGCTGATCCGTGGCGGCGGCGAGGGCATGCGCGCGCTCTCGTTGGGCGAGCCGTATCCGGCGGGCCCAAGCCCTGCGCGATACGGTCACCCCGCGCCTGCCGCCGGTTCCCCTCACCGTGCATGCTCCACCGGCGTCGGCCGCTGCGTCGCGGGCGCGGTGTCCTCGTCGACGTGGAAGAGGCGGGCGATGGGCACGTCGGTGCTGCTGTGGGCGATGATCGAGAAGGCGATGCACACGGCGATCAGCGTGTACGCCTGCTCGCCTTGGGGAATGCCGGCCTGGAGGACCAGCAGTCCGTAGACGACCGAGGCGAATCCCTTGGGCCCGAACCAGGCTGCCACCAGCTTCTGGCGGCGCTCGAATCCGGTGCCTATCAGGGACAGCAGCAGCGATGCGGGGCGGATGAGGACGATCGCCAGCACCACCGTGACGTACCCGCCCAGTGAGAGGTCGCCGAACAGCTGCGGGGTGAGCAGTGCGCCGAACACCAGCAGGCCCGCGAACTTGGCCAGCTCCGCGAGGGCCTCGCCCAGCGGCTCGAAGGCGGCCTTCGCCTCCGGCGAGACGGCGGTGAAGACCGCGCCGGCGGCGAAGGCGGCCAGGTAGGGGTTGGCGTGGGTGAGGTGGCACAGGCCGTACAGGATGATCCCGGTGGCCAGCGGCAGCAGCGGCTGGAGTTTCGGCTCCGCTGTCAGCAGCCGGAAGCGGACCAGGGCGGTGACCGCCAGCGGCAGCACGATGCCGAAGACCAGGCCCAGCGCCAGCTCCAGACCGATCATGCCCGGCGAGGCCTCCGCCTGTCCCGACGTGGGCCCGGCGGCCGCGATGA
Coding sequences within:
- a CDS encoding hemolysin family protein; translated protein: MTEILLLLLALALTLACAVFVAAEFSLTTVERSELERAAAAGERGAASALKAAKRLTFQLSGAQLGITVTSLVIGMLAEPSVSALLRGPLEAMGLPSGAVSTTATLLGVALSTIVLMVVGELVPKNWAISRPLAVAKVVAGPQRAFTAAFAPLIRHLNNTANRLVRRFGLEPAEELASARTPEELVALARHSAREGAIEPDSAELFVRTLHLGELSAENVMTPRVDVKALEAHATALDAANLTLATGISRFPVYRDSLDEVIGTLHVRDVLALEEDKRALTAVTDLMTEPLLVPHSLPVDTLLGRLRTARTMAVVIDEYGGTAGVATVEDIVEEVVGEVRDEHDPVEVPDLIEAPEEDGRRAWEADGSVRLDQLEKIGLEAPDGPYETLAGLIATVLERIPVAGDTVTVAGWELTVLDIDHHRADRVNLTAPAADDKTEEEGR
- a CDS encoding hemolysin family protein, with translation MTTIQLLIGALTLVTNAFFVGAEFALISVRRSQVEPAALKGNRRAKATLWGLEHLSAMMATAQLGITVSSLVLGAVAEPAIAHLLEPPFEAVGVPEALIHPIAFVIALTLATYLHMLVGEMVPKNIALAAPAPTALFLGPPLVALTRALRPLVFGINAFANTLLRLLKVEPKDEVASVFTDDELARLVKDSRDAGLIDHEDSDRLQDALQLGTRAVGEIMIPCEQFVSVGEGITPRGLERTAAQHGFSRLVVTGANGEILGFLHIKDALAATDRTAPFPRRALHTVTRIAEDTPLDDTMTAMRTAGTHLAAVTGTGGGVIGFVTMEDVLEELVGEAAAPSA
- a CDS encoding cation:proton antiporter, which gives rise to MVLVAVFGVALLIAVLLSGLAARTVLSTSLLFLLGGALVSDGFLGLIHITAESEIVGVTADLALFAVLFTDGMHVSFPKLRENWKNPARALGLGMPLAMVGMALVTHYLVGLDWTTSFLVGAVLAPTDPVFASAIVGRKEVPPKLRQLLNVESGINDGLALPVVLLLIAAAGPTSGQAEASPGMIGLELALGLVFGIVLPLAVTALVRFRLLTAEPKLQPLLPLATGIILYGLCHLTHANPYLAAFAAGAVFTAVSPEAKAAFEPLGEALAELAKFAGLLVFGALLTPQLFGDLSLGGYVTVVLAIVLIRPASLLLSLIGTGFERRQKLVAAWFGPKGFASVVYGLLVLQAGIPQGEQAYTLIAVCIAFSIIAHSSTDVPIARLFHVDEDTAPATQRPTPVEHAR